In Carya illinoinensis cultivar Pawnee chromosome 10, C.illinoinensisPawnee_v1, whole genome shotgun sequence, one DNA window encodes the following:
- the LOC122279599 gene encoding serine/threonine-protein kinase AFC1 isoform X2 has translation MIEIDVLQRLARHDVGGSRCVQIRNWFDYRNHICIVFEKLGPSLYDFLRKNSYRSFPIDLVREVGRQLLESVAFMHDLHLIHTDLKPENILLVSSEYVKVPDYKFLARSTKYGSYFKNLPKSSAIKLIDFGSTTFEHQDHSYVVSTRHYRAPEVILGLGWNYPCDLWSVGCILVELCSGEALFQTHENLEHLAMMERVLGPIPQHMVHRADHLAEKYFRSHSRLDWPDGATSRESMRAVCKLPRLPNLIMQHVDHSAGDLIDLVQGLLRYDPAERLKAREALRHPFFMRDPRRFGYTL, from the exons ATGATTGAAATCGATGTCCTTCAAAGGCTTGCCAGGCATGATGTTGGTGGCTCTCG TTGTGTGCAAATTCGGAATTGGTTTGACTATCGTAATCATATTTGTATT GTATTTGAGAAGCTTGGACCAAGCTTATACGATTTTCTTCGCAAAAACAGCTACCGTTCCTTTCCCATTGATCTTGTTCGGGAGGTTGGCAGACAACTTTTGGAGTCTGTAGCAT TTATGCATGATTTGCACCTTATTCACACTGATTTGAAGCCAGAAAATATTCTTCTCGTTTCATCTGAGTATGTCAAAGTGCCAGATTACAAG TTTCTAGCGCGATCGACAAAATATGGCTCCTATTTCAAGAATCTGCCTAAGTCGAGTGCCATTAAACTTATTGATTTTGGAAGTACAACATTTGAACATCAAGACCACAGCTATGTTGTATCAACTCGTCATTATCGTGCACCAGAGGTTATATTAG GTCTTGGTTGGAACTATCCTTGTGATTTATGGAGTGTGGGCTGCATACTTGTTGAACTTTGCTCT GGAGAAGCCCTTTTCCAAACCCACGAAAACTTGGAGCATCTTGCCATGATGGAGAGGGTCTTGGGGCCAATTCCACAGCATATGGTGCATAGAGCTGA CCACCTCGCTGAGAAATACTTCCGGAGTCATTCAAGGTTAGATTGGCCTGATGGTGCTACATCGAGGGAAAGCATGAGAGCAGTTTGCAAATTGCCTCGTCTACCG AACCTAATAATGCAGCATGTGGATCACTCTGCTGGCGATTTGATTGACCTCGTTCAAGGGCTACTACGTTATGACCCAGCAGAGCGTCTCAAGGCAAGGGAAGCACTAAGACATCCTTTTTTTATGAGAGATCCTAGAAGGTTCGGCTACACCTTGTAA
- the LOC122279599 gene encoding serine/threonine-protein kinase AFC1 isoform X1, with translation MMEFPLKNMDKRPRKRPRLAWDVPPPLPPPKVIPAYNYAHSSSVFYNRGMPRYGSPPWRPDDKDGHYVFVIGENITPRYRILGKMGEGTFGQVLECFDNENKEVVAIKVVRSIHKYREAAMIEIDVLQRLARHDVGGSRCVQIRNWFDYRNHICIVFEKLGPSLYDFLRKNSYRSFPIDLVREVGRQLLESVAFMHDLHLIHTDLKPENILLVSSEYVKVPDYKFLARSTKYGSYFKNLPKSSAIKLIDFGSTTFEHQDHSYVVSTRHYRAPEVILGLGWNYPCDLWSVGCILVELCSGEALFQTHENLEHLAMMERVLGPIPQHMVHRADHLAEKYFRSHSRLDWPDGATSRESMRAVCKLPRLPNLIMQHVDHSAGDLIDLVQGLLRYDPAERLKAREALRHPFFMRDPRRFGYTL, from the exons ATGATGGAATTCCCTCTCAAAAACATGGACAAGCGCCCGAGGAAGAGACCTCGTTTAGCTTGGGATGTGccccctcctcttcctcctcccaaG GTGATTCCAGCATACAATTATGCACATTCTTCATCTGTATTCTACAACAGGGGAATGCCTCGCTATGGCTCCCCACCTTGGAGACCGGACGACAAAGATGGCCATTATGTTTTTGTGATCGGGGAAAATATAACTCCTCGCT ACAGGATTCTCGGCAAAATGGGGGAAG GGACATTTGGGCAAGTCCTGGAATGTTTTgacaatgaaaataaagaagTTGTGGCAATCAAGGTTGTTCGCTCCATACACAAATATCGTGAAGCTGCAATGATTGAAATCGATGTCCTTCAAAGGCTTGCCAGGCATGATGTTGGTGGCTCTCG TTGTGTGCAAATTCGGAATTGGTTTGACTATCGTAATCATATTTGTATT GTATTTGAGAAGCTTGGACCAAGCTTATACGATTTTCTTCGCAAAAACAGCTACCGTTCCTTTCCCATTGATCTTGTTCGGGAGGTTGGCAGACAACTTTTGGAGTCTGTAGCAT TTATGCATGATTTGCACCTTATTCACACTGATTTGAAGCCAGAAAATATTCTTCTCGTTTCATCTGAGTATGTCAAAGTGCCAGATTACAAG TTTCTAGCGCGATCGACAAAATATGGCTCCTATTTCAAGAATCTGCCTAAGTCGAGTGCCATTAAACTTATTGATTTTGGAAGTACAACATTTGAACATCAAGACCACAGCTATGTTGTATCAACTCGTCATTATCGTGCACCAGAGGTTATATTAG GTCTTGGTTGGAACTATCCTTGTGATTTATGGAGTGTGGGCTGCATACTTGTTGAACTTTGCTCT GGAGAAGCCCTTTTCCAAACCCACGAAAACTTGGAGCATCTTGCCATGATGGAGAGGGTCTTGGGGCCAATTCCACAGCATATGGTGCATAGAGCTGA CCACCTCGCTGAGAAATACTTCCGGAGTCATTCAAGGTTAGATTGGCCTGATGGTGCTACATCGAGGGAAAGCATGAGAGCAGTTTGCAAATTGCCTCGTCTACCG AACCTAATAATGCAGCATGTGGATCACTCTGCTGGCGATTTGATTGACCTCGTTCAAGGGCTACTACGTTATGACCCAGCAGAGCGTCTCAAGGCAAGGGAAGCACTAAGACATCCTTTTTTTATGAGAGATCCTAGAAGGTTCGGCTACACCTTGTAA
- the LOC122279599 gene encoding serine/threonine-protein kinase AFC1 isoform X3, whose protein sequence is MSFKGLPGMMLVALVMHDLHLIHTDLKPENILLVSSEYVKVPDYKFLARSTKYGSYFKNLPKSSAIKLIDFGSTTFEHQDHSYVVSTRHYRAPEVILGLGWNYPCDLWSVGCILVELCSGEALFQTHENLEHLAMMERVLGPIPQHMVHRADHLAEKYFRSHSRLDWPDGATSRESMRAVCKLPRLPNLIMQHVDHSAGDLIDLVQGLLRYDPAERLKAREALRHPFFMRDPRRFGYTL, encoded by the exons ATGTCCTTCAAAGGCTTGCCAGGCATGATGTTGGTGGCTCTCG TTATGCATGATTTGCACCTTATTCACACTGATTTGAAGCCAGAAAATATTCTTCTCGTTTCATCTGAGTATGTCAAAGTGCCAGATTACAAG TTTCTAGCGCGATCGACAAAATATGGCTCCTATTTCAAGAATCTGCCTAAGTCGAGTGCCATTAAACTTATTGATTTTGGAAGTACAACATTTGAACATCAAGACCACAGCTATGTTGTATCAACTCGTCATTATCGTGCACCAGAGGTTATATTAG GTCTTGGTTGGAACTATCCTTGTGATTTATGGAGTGTGGGCTGCATACTTGTTGAACTTTGCTCT GGAGAAGCCCTTTTCCAAACCCACGAAAACTTGGAGCATCTTGCCATGATGGAGAGGGTCTTGGGGCCAATTCCACAGCATATGGTGCATAGAGCTGA CCACCTCGCTGAGAAATACTTCCGGAGTCATTCAAGGTTAGATTGGCCTGATGGTGCTACATCGAGGGAAAGCATGAGAGCAGTTTGCAAATTGCCTCGTCTACCG AACCTAATAATGCAGCATGTGGATCACTCTGCTGGCGATTTGATTGACCTCGTTCAAGGGCTACTACGTTATGACCCAGCAGAGCGTCTCAAGGCAAGGGAAGCACTAAGACATCCTTTTTTTATGAGAGATCCTAGAAGGTTCGGCTACACCTTGTAA